The region GAGTTCACTTTTGTTACAGTAAAAAAGACTAGTATAGTCTCTTAAAACAGACCCAGTAACTGAGGATATGAGGACAAAAAAACTTTTGATTTGTGACATACAAATATTGATgagtaataatattaattcattatacAATAAATTAACCTTTATGATGTATAAACATGGTGTATTGTGTGAACATTCAAAGGCCAGTAATATGTATTCAACTGGTTTTATAGGGTGACTATGAGGGACAAATTACCTTCCCTTCTCCTGTACTGATCAAGACATCCACAGCATACACTTCATGGACCTCAAACTCTGCTTTCTCATGGTCCTTCCTTTGAGAAGATAAAGAAGTTATTTTCTAAATTATCATGCATGAAAACAACGTTTACATGTGCaacaacctttaaaaaaaaattcccatcGTGTTTTAATGAGCACCTACCCTGTGAGATGGGAGCGTGGTACACAAGTTCAGGATTCATCCCCTTTGTGAACACATGACTTTGGGACCGAATGCCCAATTGGGAGGACAATTGTGAACTTATTGACTGTGAAATAGGGAAATGCAGGAACCAGGAAGAGACCTGTTTTTTTGGACATACTGAAGCAGCATGTAGTGGGGTTTTCAATTTGCATATTCTCTCGCACAACTTTCCACTCTGTGGAAATGTACTTTGAGTTGGATTACACTTTTTCCTTACCCCAAGGTATCAACAGAGCTACGGTGAACATAATTTCCCATTCTACCAAAGGGGACCATTGGGTGAGCTCAGAGTTGGAAAAGACACTGCCGAGACTCCAACCTGGTTTACCTTACTCATTATTCCCTTGGTTAGGAATTCTTTTACAACCATTGTGTGATGTCATGTTCTGTCTATCTTTGTTGACGATGTAATGATACTGATTGTAGGAAATGTTTGGGTATGCAAAAAATATAGGAAATGTTTGGTGTCagtaaatgccacaaatgtttacattagttTGAGTATATGTGAGGATATTCATGACTTAACGCAAGAGTGCTAGTTGCACCACCCCAACTTTGCTTGTGTATGTGAAGGAGTCCTGGAGAAAACATGGCAAACTTCACAATTTGTGCATACGGAAACACACATCAAGGTTTTTTTTGAAAGGGGGGGTTAAGCCATGTTGCTCTGTAGTCCGTCTTCTTATAACATTGGATTTCATTGTAACATGGCTTTTATGGCATGCATAAGGGAGAGTTGTATTTTACCTTTGCTGATCTGTGGGATTTTGAATGATGGTCTTCTCTCCATCAATAACATGTTGTTTCAATTGATGTGACAACATGCCTATAAAAGGGATATCAGTAAGGACCACAAAAAGTAACAATACCTCACTCACTTGTTAGGATTGTACACCCTCATATTTTAATCACAGTGCAAGTATGTTTTGGGGATTCCCTGTGTTGGGCCTAAGAAAAAGTTGCATGCATGAAAGCCTGCAGTaccaaagggaaaaaacaatgCTCACCCTCTATTGGACTGCATTTGAATGACTGAGCAATCTTATTCCATGCCTCAGTCACCTGTGTGTTCtgggagattaaaaaaaaaagaaaaaaaagagcaatttaaaaacaacttgtatACAGACATGACTCATTTCACACCCCCTTAATTTAGGGGGACAGAGAAATTTTTTGTTCTCACAAATAAAggattaaatacatacagaagtGTGCCAGTTTAAGCTTGAGGTGaagttttattttacacatgGTTGCCAGGTTGTACCAAATAGCCTGtaaaacacttgcacatgcacgcacttgGTTGCCAGGCTTTACAAGACGAAGTGCTGCCTCTCCACACAAGTAGGCGGCTTTGATGACATCAGCTTTCCTGCCTGTCACAGGTGCTTCCTGAGAGGATTTAATACTGGGAGTCATAAATTCCGGCGAAAATAGCCTTATTCAATTTCACTGAACATAGCAATAAAGACtgagaacaacaataataagcATTACAAAACCCCAACTTCCATACACACCTTACTGGCCCCAACAACAAAGCTATGGGCTACATTGGAGATAAAGCCATCGACATGTACTCCAAGATCACTGCACAgacaaggagaaggaaaaaagggaggagagggatgagtggtgagacaaataataaaaaacaacccCCACCAAAACCATGAGCTACCCAAGTCATCCAACAGCTGCAATGTTCAGTCCCCAgacatataaaaatgttaacaccCCACTCAACCCAAGCAAACAGTACCAAACCACTtgaatgatgatgtcattagtTCATGAACTATGAGCGAACTGATGTACACTCATTGATCAAACGTTTTCTATCATTCACAATACCCATGTTAAGCAGCAATCAGGGCAAGGAAATTAGAGAGGCTtacaaacactgacacacacaatgGGGAAAACTGCTCACAAGACAGAACAGAAAGGGGGTGCCAAAGGGGAAGAAAACTGTAAAAAGGCCGGGAACCGGCCGTGGTGGAAGGTGCCTACATTTTGACCAAGTCTCCGTCTTTAAGCGTGTAGTCAGGGTCACTCTTCAAGGGAGAGAAGTGGCATACACAGTTATTGACTGACACGCTGGTGGGGAACGCAATGCCTGCAAGAAAGACAACCACCCGTCCTCAACACTTGTCCTCCAGGAAAAGATAATGTGTACGTGTATGAGAAAGGCCAAGAATAAGGGAGAATTGTGATTGTAAATTAGACAAATTAGTTTCATGTACTTCACAATCTTGGCTTCAAGTTGTCTAGGCTATTATTCCCTCCCTCTTACCTTTCttcatgtctttctctttcttgaaGACCTTCCCAGTCTCAGTCATAATGTAAGAATCTCCTTTCTCACACAGACTGAGAACAGACACACCTGGCTTGGCTGCCTCGATGACCATCTTCAGTGCCTCTGAGCGAGGGGACAGGtgaaaagataaaaaattaAGCAAGGTATCATAGTATTGTAACTAACTTATTTGCACCTGCTATACTCTtcatgtacaaaaataaaatagagaAGCGGTTGTCTGTAGTGTCACGTATTCCGATTACTAGCTTTTTTGGCCACTGATCAAGTCAAGATCAGCGTACAGAGTTTTAAACGTTTTCTGAGAAACATATTGCAATACCAGTCACAAGAACAGACTAATGGAGAGAAGTATTCCGTTGCCTTACAAATGTATAAGGACCGTAGACCGTAGAGGTAACGAACATTGTTTTGAAAATACATGTCCGGGTCATGGATACTAGTGTTAGCAAGGCAGCTGCTCAAGTACTCCGTCAGCATTCCAGATGTCAGCGACTAAACAGAATGCAACTGTGCAAGTGCTCGTTAGCTACAAGTTAAGTGTGTAGAGATTTTTCTTTCAAACGAAGCCATTAGCTAACTAATATTATATAGCTAGCTTTATAAAATAAGGAGCAAAGATACTTTGCACACCGAGTTATTGAGGTGCTATGAAAGATTTGCTAGCGTGCACTCCAGTTTGTTCGCTAAATCCACATTAGCAGAGTGGcaagttagctagcttgctaaccgGTCGTGTCTGGATGCGTGGGAAGTGACAGACGAGACCGTAGCTACCTAGCGTTAGCCAACCTAGCAATTATATAGCTATCTTAGCctatctaactagctaactacCTACAATCTGTTGACTATTGAGATTTCTGATCGCAATACTGATAAATACTCTGCAGATAGCTATCTAACTATTCAAAATCTAACCAAACAACCGATGTGCTAATATTGCTAACAATAAATTTACAAGTAAGCTAGCCAGCTATCAGATACTTAACTAGCTAGCCATCTAACGCTAACTAAATAGTGAGCAGGAATACATGGGCCATTTTATTGGCTAGCTAATCTAACATTTgctggctagctagcgttagctgtcTTGGTTCCATTGTTGATCACTAGCTAGCTGTATTCTCTACAAGGAATAACACCAATAAGTTAGCTAAACCAAAGCTGTCAATATATGGAAGGAATACATAGCTAAGCAAGCTTAGCGTGTTTCAGGGTCTAGTGATTACCGTTATTCCCTCACACCCTTACATTACTGCACATGGCACACGGTAGCTGGACTAGTGAACAAGGCCGTTATGTTAAGGTATATGAGCAGGTCAACGACTCGAAATCATCATTGCTATTCTGCAACAAACTTACGGTTGGCAATGTCACCACCCATCTTATACTTGGTCACGACCAAGTCTTCAGCGATGGTCTGCTCTTGCTGTTCGTCGTCGGACATCTTCGCAACGGATATCGAAGCAAATCCCAATCCGATGAATAGACCAGCAAGATCAGGTACACCACCAGGGTGTTCTCCGCCGCGCTTCGTTCGTCTGGCCTCCACGCACTCCAGACCCCGCCCACAAAGTCAAAACGTAACGATAAACGTCACCAAACCAGAACGTACCGCCAAAATACAGGCCACGAAATTTCtcaacttatttatttatttattccataCATTTGccaaatgttcagtgttttttttatgaatgaaattaatattataGAGATTTATAATTCACCTTCAAATTCAATTGTAAACCTGTCCATTTATTAcgtttaacatttaaatttaaaacatctaacaaaacatatataaaaacagactTAGGCTTTACCAAAATACACAGAATATAACCTATACAAATATACAGAAACAAGGAAATAAACTTGTTTGAGTCACACAAAAGTGTAAAGATTGTTAACTGGTCTTTTTTAATATGACCCCAGTACAAAATTCCTTCTTTATATAgacatatttacacaaatacatgaaacaattcaagcaaataaagaaatatcCTTTTGTGTTGCAGACAAATTTTCTGGATATGAccagaaaacatttatatatatataaaatgtatacaaaaataGTGTTAAAAAGCAAATATCCCTGATTCATTGACAATGTTGGTACAGTTGGATAGATTGCAAGCTGCCATGCTATAATGTTGAAGGCACCTGTAACAGACATACTGATTCataaacacactgacaaacgGAAAGCCCTGTTTTGCTtatatatctttaaaaaatagtCTCATTTGTGTCCTGGGGACATGAAATATTCACTGGCATACGTGTTTGTATGCCTCAATGCATTACCTGCAATAGCTCATTATCTGGTACTGGCATCCTTCACTatgttttaagtgtgtgtgtgtgtgtgtgtgtatgtgtgtgtgttttagtgaggcatgtttttttatttatttttatttttttattattatttttttattttttttaccaaggCTGCTTTAGCCAAGGTGATATGTAATGCTTCACTGATTGCTATTGTGCTTAATCAGTGCTAATAATTTTCAGTTAGGTCTCGATTTATTTATCCATTCCCTCACCTTATGTAGCTATTCTTATTTCCTCTTTTAGGCTCAGTTTCTCACGCacttaaaaaacacattcacttttTTATTCCATTCACTCTTCAattctcacccactcacactctcactctaccCATCCTATGTACGCACTGCATTTGCTTTAGAGTACAATCGGCTGTGCCAGTAGTCAGGATTGTCAAAAGACCTGTCGCTCCCTTCCCTGTCCATGCCCATTCCTGCATATACTTTAACATATGGCCCCATTCCTAGGCTGGGCTGACCCCAAGACCGATCACCTTCCTGGGTCTTAGCCATCTCCTGTTCCCCTTCCACCTGGAGGTTCTGGTATACCACTGAGCTCCCCTGTACTGCCAACGAGTCCATCTCTTCATATTCATACATCTCTTCCTCCCCACCATTCAAGCTCTGCACCATTAGTGAGCGCCTCAGCCTGGGTTGGTGGTTTGTGTACTGATagtcctcctctctgtcctcat is a window of Electrophorus electricus isolate fEleEle1 chromosome 3, fEleEle1.pri, whole genome shotgun sequence DNA encoding:
- the pa2g4a gene encoding proliferation-associated protein 2G4a, which encodes MSDDEQQEQTIAEDLVVTKYKMGGDIANQALKMVIEAAKPGVSVLSLCEKGDSYIMTETGKVFKKEKDMKKGIAFPTSVSVNNCVCHFSPLKSDPDYTLKDGDLVKIDLGVHVDGFISNVAHSFVVGASKEAPVTGRKADVIKAAYLCGEAALRLVKPGNQNTQVTEAWNKIAQSFKCSPIEGMLSHQLKQHVIDGEKTIIQNPTDQQRKDHEKAEFEVHEVYAVDVLISTGEGKARDGGQRTTIYKRDPSKQYGLKMKTSRMFFSEVERRFDAMPFTLRAFEDEGKACLGVVECAKHELLQPFSVLHEKEGEYVAQFKFTVLLMANGPLRITSGPFEPELYISEHDVQDPELKSLIQSSASRKAQKKKKKKASKTAENAAGPRVENEVAAE